The Malus domestica chromosome 06, GDT2T_hap1 genome has a segment encoding these proteins:
- the LOC114825323 gene encoding large ribosomal subunit protein eL38z/eL38y-like: MPKQIHEIKDFLLTARRKDARNVKIKRTKDAVKFKVRCSKYLYTLCVFDSEKANKLKQSLPPGLNVQDL, from the exons CCGAAGCAGATCCATGAGATTAAGGATTTCCTTCTAACCGCAAGAAGGAAGGATGCCCGCAATGTCAAAATCAAGAGGACCAAGGATGCTGTTAAGTTCAAGGTTCGGTGCTCCAAGTACctttacacactttgtgtgtttgATTCCGAGAAGGCCAACAAGTTGAAGCAATCTCTTCCTCCAG GTTTGAACGTTCAGGATCTTTGA